A single genomic interval of Ornithinimicrobium humiphilum harbors:
- the selD gene encoding selenide, water dikinase SelD produces MQPLRLTQLARGGGCACKIPAGELEDLVAGLRGVDPAIGADVLVGLDDGDDAAAVRVEGGIAVISTADFFTPVVDDPYDWGRIAAANALSDVYAMGGTPVMAINLVGWPREALDQGLLREVLQGGLDVASVAGCPVLGGHSIDAPEPVYGMAVTGTADPDRLLRNDAAEPGLPISLTKPLGVGVLNNRAKATGDVSADAVASMVRLNRDASLAALAAGARAATDVTGFGLLGHLYKMCRASRVTARIDSAAVPYLPGARAALAAGHVPGGSRRNLDWVRPHLVPRVGEDELLLLADAQTSGGLLVVGEVPGAPVVGETLPVDALGGAMVEVV; encoded by the coding sequence ATGCAACCTCTTCGGCTGACCCAGCTCGCCCGCGGCGGCGGCTGCGCCTGCAAGATCCCCGCCGGTGAGCTCGAGGACCTCGTCGCCGGCCTGCGCGGCGTCGACCCGGCCATCGGCGCGGACGTCCTCGTCGGGCTCGACGACGGCGACGACGCCGCGGCCGTCCGCGTCGAGGGCGGGATCGCCGTGATCTCCACCGCCGACTTCTTCACCCCGGTCGTCGACGACCCCTACGACTGGGGCCGGATCGCCGCGGCGAACGCGCTCTCGGACGTCTACGCGATGGGCGGCACGCCGGTCATGGCGATCAACCTCGTCGGCTGGCCGCGCGAGGCCCTCGACCAGGGGCTGCTGCGCGAGGTGCTCCAGGGCGGGCTGGACGTCGCGTCGGTGGCCGGCTGCCCCGTGCTCGGCGGCCACAGCATCGACGCGCCCGAGCCCGTCTACGGCATGGCCGTCACCGGCACCGCCGACCCGGACCGGCTGCTGCGCAACGACGCGGCCGAGCCGGGTCTGCCGATCAGCCTCACCAAGCCCCTCGGCGTCGGGGTGCTCAACAACCGGGCCAAGGCCACCGGCGACGTCAGCGCCGACGCGGTCGCGAGCATGGTGCGGCTCAACCGCGACGCGTCACTGGCTGCGCTGGCAGCGGGTGCCCGCGCGGCGACGGACGTCACCGGCTTCGGGCTGCTCGGCCACCTCTACAAGATGTGCCGCGCCTCGCGCGTGACGGCGCGTATCGACTCCGCCGCCGTGCCCTACCTGCCGGGTGCCCGCGCGGCCCTGGCCGCCGGCCACGTCCCGGGCGGCTCGCGGCGCAACCTCGACTGGGTGCGGCCGCACCTCGTGCCGCGGGTCGGCGAGGACGAGCTGCTGCTGCTCGCCGACGCCCAGACCTCCGGCGGCCTGCTCGTGGTCGGCGAGGTGCCGGGCGCCCCGGTCGTCGGCGAGACGCTGCCGGTCGACGCCCTCGGCGGCGCGATGGTCGAGGTCGTCTGA
- a CDS encoding DUF1801 domain-containing protein, with translation MSDPVTVPTGASVEDFLAGAEPAGRREDARVLVQLMSEVTGEEPVMWGPSIVGFGSQAYAYASGRTGDWPVVAFSPRKASMALYGLQHPDREALLDRLGPHKRGASCVWVGRFGGIDLEVLRELVAAAWAARD, from the coding sequence ATGAGCGATCCCGTGACCGTCCCGACCGGCGCCTCCGTGGAGGACTTCCTCGCGGGGGCCGAGCCCGCCGGGCGTCGTGAGGACGCCCGGGTGCTCGTGCAGCTGATGTCGGAGGTGACCGGCGAGGAGCCCGTGATGTGGGGGCCGTCGATCGTGGGCTTCGGCTCGCAGGCCTACGCCTACGCCAGCGGCCGCACGGGGGACTGGCCCGTCGTCGCCTTCTCCCCGCGCAAGGCCTCGATGGCGCTCTACGGTCTGCAGCACCCCGACCGCGAGGCGCTGCTCGACCGGCTCGGGCCCCACAAGCGCGGGGCCTCGTGCGTCTGGGTGGGGCGCTTCGGCGGGATCGACCTCGAGGTGCTGCGCGAGCTGGTCGCGGCCGCCTGGGCCGCGCGCGACTGA
- the nrfD gene encoding NrfD/PsrC family molybdoenzyme membrane anchor subunit, which translates to MTTSRFDSYRPPEDGPRRRRRTSVRDAVTGAARDVVQGGRSWLDRDGGGRREAPAVPDAEFVDYYGQPVIKPVPWKHEIPAYLFLGGVAAGSGLIAAGAAATGRPGLRRSSRLTAMTAVALSGATLVADLGRPERFLNMLRTVKLTSPMSVGTWILSGYAAFAGAATAAEVSRMVPLPATGPLAVARTALGVVEAPATVGQALFAPPLAAYTAVLLSDTVTPVWFESRRQLPFVFVASAAMASAGVQLALGPGRTGPVQRLAVLGAATDLVATHRLEQHLEGLELREPLETGPAGRKLRLAKALTVAGGLGALGARRSRALAVASGVALAAASALTRFGIVEAGLESARDPRYTVGPQRRRLEERRARGAVHDSITTVG; encoded by the coding sequence GTGACGACGTCCCGCTTCGACAGCTACCGGCCGCCGGAGGACGGGCCGCGACGCCGGCGCCGCACCTCGGTGCGCGACGCGGTGACCGGGGCCGCCCGCGACGTCGTGCAGGGCGGCCGCAGCTGGCTGGACCGTGACGGCGGTGGTCGGCGCGAGGCGCCCGCGGTGCCCGACGCCGAGTTCGTCGACTACTACGGCCAGCCCGTCATCAAGCCGGTGCCGTGGAAGCACGAGATCCCGGCCTACCTCTTCCTGGGCGGCGTGGCCGCGGGCTCCGGCCTGATCGCCGCGGGTGCCGCGGCGACCGGGCGTCCGGGTCTGCGCCGGAGCAGCCGGCTGACGGCGATGACCGCGGTCGCGCTCAGCGGGGCGACGCTGGTGGCCGACCTGGGCCGGCCGGAGCGCTTCCTCAACATGCTGCGGACGGTCAAGCTCACCTCGCCGATGTCGGTCGGCACCTGGATCCTCTCCGGCTACGCCGCCTTCGCCGGTGCGGCCACGGCGGCCGAGGTGTCGCGGATGGTGCCGCTGCCCGCCACGGGACCGCTCGCCGTGGCGAGGACGGCGCTGGGGGTCGTGGAGGCCCCGGCGACGGTCGGGCAGGCGCTCTTCGCGCCGCCGCTGGCGGCCTACACCGCGGTGCTGCTCTCGGACACCGTGACGCCGGTCTGGTTCGAGAGCCGGCGGCAGCTGCCCTTCGTCTTCGTGGCGTCGGCGGCGATGGCCTCGGCGGGTGTGCAGCTGGCGCTCGGTCCCGGCCGGACGGGGCCGGTGCAGCGGCTCGCGGTGCTCGGCGCCGCCACCGACCTGGTCGCGACGCACCGGCTGGAGCAGCACCTGGAGGGCCTGGAGCTGCGCGAGCCGCTCGAGACCGGCCCCGCCGGACGCAAGCTGCGGCTGGCCAAGGCGCTCACGGTCGCGGGCGGCCTCGGGGCCCTCGGGGCCCGCCGCAGTCGCGCGCTCGCCGTGGCGTCGGGCGTCGCGCTCGCGGCGGCCTCGGCGCTGACCCGCTTCGGCATCGTCGAGGCCGGCCTCGAGTCGGCGAGGGACCCGCGCTACACCGTCGGTCCGCAGCGCCGCCGGCTCGAGGAGCGACGCGCCCGCGGCGCGGTCCACGACAGCATCACGACCGTCGGCTGA
- a CDS encoding 4Fe-4S dicluster domain-containing protein → MGYLARQLAGRTDPAPDAGWEEAPERKGFFTDTSICIGCKACEVACKEWNALPLDGLGLSGNSYDNTGGLGASTWRHVAFVEQSKDRILEARASGRRLVDLGMPQVGAPSPAPSPSATPSLPPAPEGHGPDLRDLLAAANGAGTEETAYPGGGEVTAAEVSAMGAPLPDFRWLMASDVCKHCTHAGCLDVCPTGALFRSEHGTVVVQADVCNGCGYCVGACPFGVIERRTDSAVSVRADGHVPDVGVAQKCTLCYDRLTDGQTPACAQTCPTTSIRFGTREEMVALARARVAQLHEQGFTEARLYGANDDDGVGGTGSVFLLLDEPEVYGLPPDPVVPTARLAEMFRTAGIAGLGLLGAAAVAFLGRRP, encoded by the coding sequence ATGGGCTACCTCGCGCGCCAGCTGGCCGGCCGCACCGACCCCGCCCCCGACGCGGGCTGGGAGGAGGCGCCGGAGCGCAAGGGCTTCTTCACCGACACCTCGATCTGCATCGGCTGCAAGGCCTGCGAGGTGGCCTGCAAGGAGTGGAACGCCCTGCCCCTCGACGGCCTGGGCCTGAGCGGCAACTCCTACGACAACACCGGCGGCCTGGGCGCCAGCACCTGGCGGCACGTCGCCTTCGTCGAGCAGAGCAAGGACCGCATCCTCGAGGCCCGCGCGTCCGGGCGGCGCCTGGTCGACCTGGGTATGCCGCAGGTCGGCGCCCCGTCCCCGGCGCCCTCTCCCTCGGCGACCCCTTCGCTGCCCCCGGCCCCGGAGGGTCACGGCCCGGACCTGCGCGACCTGCTCGCGGCGGCGAACGGCGCGGGGACCGAGGAGACGGCATACCCGGGTGGTGGTGAGGTCACCGCCGCCGAGGTGAGCGCGATGGGGGCCCCGCTGCCGGACTTCCGCTGGCTGATGGCCTCCGACGTCTGCAAGCACTGCACGCACGCCGGCTGCCTCGACGTCTGTCCCACCGGGGCGCTCTTCCGGAGCGAGCACGGCACGGTGGTGGTGCAGGCCGACGTGTGCAACGGCTGCGGCTACTGCGTGGGGGCCTGCCCGTTCGGCGTCATCGAGCGGCGCACCGACTCGGCCGTCTCGGTGCGGGCCGACGGGCACGTGCCCGACGTCGGCGTCGCCCAGAAGTGCACGCTCTGCTACGACCGGCTCACCGACGGCCAGACGCCGGCCTGCGCCCAGACCTGCCCGACGACCTCGATCCGCTTCGGCACGCGCGAGGAGATGGTCGCGCTAGCCCGGGCCCGCGTCGCGCAGCTGCACGAGCAGGGGTTCACGGAGGCGCGGCTCTACGGCGCCAACGACGACGACGGCGTGGGGGGCACGGGCTCGGTCTTCCTGCTCCTGGACGAGCCCGAGGTCTACGGCCTGCCCCCGGACCCGGTCGTGCCCACGGCGCGGCTGGCCGAGATGTTCCGCACCGCGGGCATCGCCGGGCTGGGGCTCCTCGGGGCTGCCGCCGTCGCGTTCCTGGGGAGGCGCCCGTGA
- the fdh gene encoding formate dehydrogenase: MTRRSATFLGWPALRQLASGDLLGRGAAVTSRRTREVEPRTSTADRVVQSVCPYCAVGCGQKVFVSGERVVQIEGDPDSPVSRGRLCPKGAASEQLVNSPSRQTQVLYRAPGATQWQPLERDTAIDMIARRYVETRRRTWQDLDDQGRRVRRTMGIASLGGATLDNEENYLMKKLYTASGAIQIENQARIUHSSTVPSLGASFGRGGATQSLQDMANADCIVIQGSNMAECHPVGFQWVMEAKARGARVIHVDPRFTRTSAVADTHVPIRAGTDVVLLGALINHVLSNDLYFRDYVVSYTNAATLVSEDYRDTEDLDGIFSGYDPATGTYDNESWAYQTRRSSDGSDGIQEPGDEDDDAEDRARAGGHEHGAYGSPLAHADVERDETLEHPRTVFQILRRHYRRYTPEMVRDVCGIDGEQFAELARAITDNSGRERTTCFAYALGWTQHSLGAQFIRAAAILQLLLGNMGRPGGGIMALRGHASIQGSTDIPTLFNLLPGYLPMPVAGEHDTLEDYLSEISSPLQKGFWVEAPAYTASLLKAWFGDAATPDNDFCYDYLPRLTGAHGTYQTTMAMVDGEVEGYFVVGQNPAVGSAHARMQRLALTRLKWLVVRDLQLIETATFWKDSPEIASGELRTEDIRTEVFFLPAATHVEKSGTFTQTQRMLQWRHQAVQPPGDAQSELDFYFQLGCRIRELLAGSTDERDRPLLDLTWDYPTDEHGDVDAEAVLREINGYHVTGEKAGQPLDTFTEMKADGSTAGGCWIYTGVFAGGVNRAANRAPREEQDEVAAQWGWAWPANRRLLYNRASADPQGRPWSERKKYVWWDEETGRWVGKDVPDFPVDRDPSYRPDPDVGGPAALAGDDPFIMQADGKGWLFAPKGMVDGPLPTHYEAQESPVDNPLHSQQRNPGRLVYPRKDNLWSPSGDEPGSDVYPYVFTTYRLTEHHTAGGMSRWLPYLSELQPEMFCEVSPELAAEVGLENGGWATIISARSAIEARVLVTDRVRPLTINGRTLHQIGLPYHWGVGRDAIVEGDSANDLLGVVLDPNVHIQESKVGSCDIRPGRRPRGEELQRLVAEHQSRAGSTVTTGNERLDEVPPEVARRRAEAAGRTTETPHDPDETEKEG; this comes from the coding sequence ATGACCCGCAGGAGCGCGACCTTCCTCGGCTGGCCCGCGCTGCGCCAGCTGGCCAGCGGCGACCTGCTCGGGCGGGGCGCCGCGGTCACCTCCCGGCGGACGCGCGAGGTCGAGCCGCGCACCTCCACCGCCGACCGGGTCGTGCAGAGCGTCTGCCCCTACTGCGCCGTGGGCTGCGGGCAGAAGGTCTTCGTCTCCGGCGAGCGCGTCGTGCAGATCGAGGGCGACCCGGACTCGCCGGTGAGCCGGGGCCGGCTGTGCCCCAAGGGCGCGGCCAGCGAGCAGCTCGTCAACTCGCCATCACGTCAGACCCAGGTGCTCTACCGCGCGCCGGGTGCCACGCAGTGGCAGCCGCTCGAGCGCGACACCGCGATCGACATGATCGCCCGCCGCTACGTCGAGACCCGCCGCCGCACCTGGCAGGACCTCGACGACCAGGGTCGCCGCGTCCGCCGCACCATGGGGATCGCCTCGCTCGGGGGAGCCACCCTCGACAACGAGGAGAACTACCTCATGAAGAAGCTCTACACGGCGTCGGGGGCGATCCAGATCGAGAACCAGGCCCGCATATGACACAGCTCCACGGTTCCCAGTCTGGGGGCCTCGTTCGGGCGCGGCGGCGCCACCCAGTCCCTGCAGGACATGGCCAACGCGGACTGCATCGTCATCCAGGGCTCCAACATGGCCGAGTGCCATCCGGTGGGCTTCCAGTGGGTGATGGAGGCCAAGGCCCGTGGGGCGCGCGTCATCCACGTCGACCCGCGCTTCACGCGGACCTCGGCGGTCGCTGACACGCACGTGCCCATCCGGGCCGGCACCGACGTCGTGCTGCTCGGCGCGCTGATCAACCACGTGCTGAGCAACGACCTCTACTTCCGCGACTACGTCGTGTCCTACACCAACGCCGCCACGCTCGTCAGCGAGGACTACCGCGACACCGAGGACCTCGACGGCATCTTCTCCGGCTACGACCCGGCCACCGGCACCTACGACAACGAGAGCTGGGCCTACCAGACCCGGCGCTCCTCGGACGGGAGCGACGGCATCCAGGAGCCGGGGGACGAGGACGACGACGCGGAGGACCGGGCCCGGGCCGGCGGTCACGAGCACGGTGCCTACGGCTCGCCGCTCGCGCACGCCGACGTGGAGCGCGACGAGACGCTGGAGCACCCGCGGACCGTCTTCCAGATCCTGCGTCGCCACTACCGGCGCTACACCCCGGAGATGGTGCGCGACGTGTGCGGCATCGACGGGGAGCAGTTCGCCGAGCTGGCCCGGGCGATCACCGACAACTCCGGGCGGGAGCGGACCACCTGCTTCGCCTACGCGCTGGGCTGGACCCAGCACAGCCTCGGGGCGCAGTTCATCCGCGCCGCGGCCATCCTCCAGCTGCTGCTCGGCAACATGGGCCGCCCGGGCGGCGGCATCATGGCGCTGCGCGGCCACGCGAGCATCCAGGGCTCCACCGACATCCCGACCCTGTTCAACCTGCTGCCCGGCTACCTGCCGATGCCCGTGGCCGGCGAGCACGACACCCTCGAGGACTACCTCTCCGAGATCTCCTCCCCGCTGCAGAAGGGCTTCTGGGTGGAGGCGCCCGCCTACACCGCGAGCCTGCTCAAGGCCTGGTTCGGCGACGCCGCGACGCCCGACAACGACTTCTGCTACGACTACCTGCCCCGCCTCACCGGGGCGCACGGCACCTACCAGACGACGATGGCGATGGTCGACGGCGAGGTCGAGGGCTACTTCGTCGTGGGCCAGAACCCCGCGGTCGGCTCGGCCCACGCCCGCATGCAGCGGCTCGCGCTGACCAGACTGAAGTGGCTGGTGGTGCGCGACCTGCAGCTCATCGAGACCGCGACCTTCTGGAAGGACTCCCCGGAGATCGCCTCCGGCGAGCTGCGCACCGAGGACATCCGGACCGAGGTCTTCTTCCTGCCGGCCGCGACCCACGTGGAGAAGTCCGGGACCTTCACCCAGACGCAGCGCATGCTGCAGTGGCGCCACCAGGCCGTGCAGCCGCCGGGCGACGCGCAGAGCGAGCTCGACTTCTACTTCCAGCTCGGCTGCCGCATCCGCGAGCTGCTCGCCGGCTCGACCGACGAGCGCGACCGGCCGCTGCTCGACCTCACCTGGGACTACCCCACCGACGAGCACGGCGACGTCGACGCCGAGGCGGTGCTGCGCGAGATCAACGGCTACCACGTCACCGGCGAGAAGGCCGGGCAACCGCTGGACACCTTCACCGAGATGAAGGCGGACGGCTCGACGGCGGGCGGCTGCTGGATCTACACCGGAGTCTTCGCCGGCGGCGTCAACCGGGCCGCCAACCGCGCCCCCCGGGAGGAGCAGGACGAGGTCGCCGCGCAGTGGGGCTGGGCCTGGCCCGCCAACCGCCGGCTGCTCTACAACCGGGCGTCCGCCGACCCGCAGGGTCGGCCGTGGAGCGAGCGCAAGAAGTACGTCTGGTGGGACGAGGAGACCGGCCGCTGGGTCGGCAAGGACGTGCCCGACTTCCCCGTCGACCGCGACCCCTCCTACCGGCCCGACCCCGACGTGGGCGGCCCGGCGGCCCTCGCCGGCGACGACCCGTTCATCATGCAGGCCGACGGCAAGGGCTGGCTCTTCGCGCCCAAGGGCATGGTCGACGGTCCCCTGCCGACCCACTACGAGGCGCAGGAGTCCCCGGTCGACAACCCGCTGCACAGCCAGCAGCGCAACCCCGGCCGGCTGGTCTACCCGCGCAAGGACAACCTGTGGAGCCCGTCCGGCGACGAGCCCGGCAGCGACGTCTACCCCTACGTCTTCACGACCTACCGGCTCACCGAGCACCACACCGCCGGCGGCATGAGCCGCTGGCTGCCCTACCTCTCCGAGCTGCAGCCCGAGATGTTCTGCGAGGTCTCGCCCGAGCTCGCCGCCGAGGTCGGGCTCGAGAACGGCGGCTGGGCGACGATCATCTCGGCCCGGTCCGCGATCGAGGCGAGGGTGCTCGTCACCGACCGGGTCCGGCCGCTGACGATCAACGGCCGCACGCTGCACCAGATCGGCCTGCCCTACCACTGGGGCGTGGGCCGCGACGCGATCGTCGAGGGCGACTCCGCCAACGACCTGCTCGGCGTGGTGCTCGACCCCAACGTCCACATCCAGGAGTCCAAGGTGGGATCCTGCGACATCCGGCCCGGCCGTCGGCCCCGCGGCGAGGAGCTGCAGCGCCTGGTCGCGGAGCACCAGTCGCGCGCCGGCAGCACGGTGACGACCGGCAACGAGCGCCTCGACGAGGTGCCGCCGGAGGTCGCCCGCCGCCGCGCGGAGGCCGCGGGACGGACGACGGAGACGCCGCACGACCCGGACGAGACGGAGAAGGAGGGCTGA
- a CDS encoding pyridoxamine 5'-phosphate oxidase family protein, with protein MTQEHPVTILTEEECWARLRAEEFGRMAYHLADEVHITPVNFAVDDRRRLVFRTAEGSKLLGVVMNADVAFEVDDVDEENERAWSILARGKAQILEGAEARDADNLRLRPWIATPKHNVVAIEVTELSGREFVLARPWEHYLPQN; from the coding sequence ATGACCCAGGAGCACCCCGTCACGATCCTGACCGAGGAGGAGTGCTGGGCCCGGTTGAGGGCCGAGGAGTTCGGCCGAATGGCCTACCACCTCGCCGACGAGGTCCACATCACCCCCGTCAACTTCGCGGTCGACGACCGGCGGCGTCTGGTCTTCCGCACCGCCGAGGGCTCCAAGCTGCTCGGCGTGGTGATGAACGCCGACGTGGCCTTCGAGGTCGACGACGTCGACGAGGAGAACGAGCGCGCCTGGAGCATCCTCGCGCGCGGGAAGGCCCAGATCCTCGAGGGCGCCGAGGCCCGCGACGCCGACAACCTGCGGCTCCGGCCGTGGATCGCCACGCCCAAGCACAACGTCGTCGCGATCGAGGTCACCGAGCTCAGCGGGCGCGAGTTCGTGCTGGCGCGCCCCTGGGAGCACTACCTGCCGCAGAACTGA
- the metB gene encoding cystathionine gamma-synthase, which yields MTDFPQRSRTLAVRAGIDTDAAEGAIIPPLYLSSTYSFAGFDEPRRYDYSRCGNPTRDHVGEAIAALEGGAGATITPSGLASVTLVTHLLLRPTDTVLVAHDCYGGTWRLFDTLAEHGTLRYRTVDLSDLAALEAALADPDAPSVVWVETPSNPLLRVTDIAAVSELAHRFGATVVVDNTFLSPALQRPFEHGADLVIHSTTKFLNGHSDVVGGAVVARTQEQHEELQELANVLGLVGSAFDSYLTLRGIRTLHTRLRAHDESARAVLAEVVDHPAVAAVHHPSLPDHPGHEIAARQQDGFGSMLSIDLAGGLPAVRAFLDGLRCLSLAESLGGTESLVAHPATMTHLSMTPEARAEAGIGDGLLRLSLGIEDPEDLRADVRAALDRAAAATHAAARVAV from the coding sequence ATGACCGACTTCCCGCAGCGCTCCCGCACGCTCGCCGTGCGCGCCGGCATCGACACCGACGCGGCCGAGGGCGCGATCATCCCGCCGCTCTACCTGTCCTCGACCTACAGCTTCGCGGGCTTCGACGAGCCTCGCCGCTACGACTACAGCCGCTGCGGCAACCCCACGCGCGACCACGTCGGCGAGGCGATCGCCGCGCTGGAGGGCGGCGCCGGCGCCACGATCACCCCGAGCGGCCTGGCGTCCGTCACCCTCGTGACGCACCTGCTGCTGCGCCCGACCGACACGGTCCTCGTCGCGCACGACTGCTACGGCGGCACCTGGCGCCTCTTCGACACGCTCGCCGAGCACGGGACGCTGCGCTACCGCACCGTCGACCTCTCCGACCTCGCTGCGCTGGAGGCGGCGCTCGCCGACCCGGACGCGCCGTCCGTGGTCTGGGTCGAGACGCCCTCCAACCCGCTGCTGCGGGTCACCGACATCGCGGCGGTGAGCGAGCTGGCCCACCGCTTCGGCGCCACCGTCGTCGTCGACAACACCTTCCTCTCCCCCGCCCTGCAGCGACCCTTCGAGCACGGCGCCGACCTGGTCATCCACTCGACGACCAAATTCCTCAACGGGCACAGCGACGTCGTCGGCGGTGCCGTGGTCGCCCGCACCCAGGAGCAGCACGAGGAGCTGCAGGAGCTCGCCAACGTGCTGGGCCTGGTCGGCAGCGCCTTCGACTCCTACCTGACCCTGCGGGGCATCCGGACCCTGCACACCCGGCTGCGCGCCCACGACGAGAGCGCCCGGGCGGTGCTCGCCGAGGTGGTCGACCACCCCGCCGTCGCCGCCGTCCACCACCCGAGCCTGCCCGACCACCCCGGCCACGAGATCGCGGCCCGCCAGCAGGACGGCTTCGGCTCGATGCTCTCCATCGACCTCGCCGGCGGGCTGCCGGCGGTGCGGGCCTTCCTCGACGGCCTGCGATGTCTGAGCCTGGCCGAGTCCCTCGGCGGCACCGAGAGCCTCGTGGCCCACCCCGCCACCATGACCCACCTGTCGATGACCCCCGAGGCCCGGGCCGAGGCCGGCATCGGCGACGGCCTGCTGCGCCTGTCCCTGGGCATCGAAGACCCCGAGGACCTGCGCGCCGACGTGCGCGCCGCCCTCGACCGGGCGGCCGCCGCCACGCACGCCGCCGCCCGGGTCGCCGTCTGA
- the acs gene encoding acetate--CoA ligase codes for MTTETPSDALSNLLHEERTFPPSEEFAAHANGKAELFEQAEADREGFWADQARRYVSWETDFDQVLDWSDAPFAKWFVGGRLNASVNAVDRHVEAGNGDRVAIHFVGEPGDTRDITYAELHQQVQKAANALADLGVGQGDTVAIYLPMIPEAVVAMLACARLGAPHSVVFGGFSAEALHSRIDDAGAKVVITADGGWRRGKPGALKPAVDAALAVGESPVEKVLVVRRTEQDVEWDDDRDVWWHEALEAAADTHEPDYFDAEHPLFILYTSGTTGKPKGIFHSTGGYLVQTAYTNAVVHDVHPESDVYWCTADIGWVTGHSYIVYGPMTLGATQVMYEGTPDTPHQGRFWEIVQDKKVTILYTAPTAIRTFMKWGKEIPAKYDLSSLRLLGSVGEPINPEAWMWYREVIGGDRCPIVDTWWQTETGAIMISPLPGVTPTRPGSAQHAIPGIVAQVVDDNGVPVEKGSGGYLVLTEPWPSMLRGIWGDPQRYKETYWSRFEGVYFAGDGAKLDEDGNIWVLGRVDDVMNVSGHRMSTAEIESALVSHPKVAEAAVVGAADETTGQAICAFVILRSEAVEEADEQGEGGDLVAELRNHVAKEIGPIAKPRQIMIVPELPKTRSGKIMRRLLKDVAENREVGDVTTLADSSVMSLISEGLSKGSSD; via the coding sequence ATGACCACCGAGACTCCGTCCGACGCGCTGTCCAACCTGCTCCACGAGGAGCGGACCTTCCCGCCGAGCGAGGAGTTCGCGGCGCACGCCAACGGCAAGGCCGAGCTCTTCGAGCAGGCCGAGGCCGACCGGGAAGGCTTCTGGGCCGACCAGGCCCGGCGGTACGTCAGCTGGGAGACCGACTTCGACCAGGTGCTCGACTGGTCGGACGCCCCCTTCGCCAAGTGGTTCGTCGGCGGCCGGCTCAACGCCTCCGTCAACGCGGTGGACCGCCACGTGGAGGCCGGCAACGGTGACCGGGTCGCCATCCACTTCGTCGGCGAGCCGGGTGACACCCGCGACATCACGTATGCCGAGCTGCACCAGCAGGTGCAGAAGGCCGCCAACGCGCTCGCCGACCTCGGCGTGGGCCAGGGCGACACGGTCGCGATCTACCTGCCGATGATCCCCGAGGCGGTCGTGGCGATGCTCGCCTGCGCCCGCCTGGGTGCGCCGCACTCGGTGGTCTTCGGCGGCTTCTCCGCCGAGGCCCTCCACAGCCGGATCGACGACGCCGGCGCCAAGGTCGTCATCACCGCCGACGGCGGGTGGCGTCGCGGCAAGCCGGGCGCGCTGAAGCCCGCCGTGGACGCCGCCCTGGCGGTCGGCGAGTCCCCGGTCGAGAAGGTCCTGGTGGTGCGCCGCACCGAGCAGGACGTCGAGTGGGACGACGACCGCGACGTGTGGTGGCACGAGGCGCTCGAGGCGGCCGCGGACACCCACGAGCCGGACTACTTCGACGCCGAGCACCCGCTGTTCATCCTCTACACCTCGGGCACGACGGGGAAGCCGAAGGGCATCTTCCACTCGACCGGCGGCTACCTGGTGCAGACGGCCTACACCAACGCCGTGGTGCACGACGTGCACCCGGAGTCCGACGTCTACTGGTGCACCGCCGACATCGGCTGGGTCACCGGCCACTCCTACATCGTCTACGGGCCGATGACGCTCGGCGCCACCCAGGTGATGTACGAGGGCACGCCGGACACCCCGCACCAGGGCCGGTTCTGGGAGATCGTCCAGGACAAGAAGGTCACGATCCTCTACACCGCCCCCACGGCGATCCGGACCTTCATGAAGTGGGGCAAGGAGATCCCGGCGAAGTACGACCTCTCCTCGCTGCGCCTGCTCGGCTCGGTCGGCGAGCCGATCAACCCCGAGGCCTGGATGTGGTACCGCGAGGTCATCGGCGGCGACCGCTGCCCGATCGTGGACACCTGGTGGCAGACCGAGACCGGGGCGATCATGATCAGCCCGCTCCCGGGCGTCACCCCGACCCGTCCCGGCTCGGCCCAGCACGCCATCCCGGGCATCGTCGCCCAGGTCGTGGACGACAACGGCGTCCCCGTGGAGAAGGGGTCCGGCGGCTACCTCGTGCTCACCGAGCCGTGGCCCTCGATGCTGCGCGGCATCTGGGGCGACCCGCAGCGTTACAAGGAGACCTACTGGAGCCGCTTCGAGGGCGTCTACTTCGCCGGTGACGGGGCCAAGCTCGACGAGGACGGCAACATCTGGGTCCTCGGCCGCGTCGACGACGTCATGAACGTCTCGGGCCACCGGATGTCGACGGCCGAGATCGAGTCGGCCCTGGTCTCCCACCCCAAGGTGGCCGAGGCCGCCGTCGTGGGTGCCGCCGACGAGACGACCGGTCAGGCGATCTGCGCCTTCGTCATCCTGCGCTCGGAGGCGGTCGAGGAGGCCGACGAGCAGGGCGAGGGCGGCGACCTGGTCGCCGAGCTGCGCAACCACGTGGCCAAGGAGATCGGCCCGATCGCCAAGCCGCGTCAGATCATGATCGTGCCGGAGCTGCCGAAGACCCGCTCGGGCAAGATCATGCGCCGCCTGCTCAAGGACGTCGCCGAGAACCGCGAGGTCGGGGACGTCACGACGCTCGCCGACTCCTCGGTCATGAGCCTGATCAGCGAGGGGCTCTCCAAGGGTTCCTCGGACTGA